A window of the Bacillus andreraoultii genome harbors these coding sequences:
- a CDS encoding CapA family protein — translation MNKRIKIFLSITLIAFITSIVIQVNVYYENEYTYSIAENEQRKMNIQALSKTWSRTITIGANGDMLIHDYVYNDAKTNKSYEFKPMLKSFKKELSMPGYGVDIIFGHHPHVLQLFEWIEKNGKRVFVAYSLGNFLSRQLGHYKDFGGMATIQVTKTETVQSSIIRLSNPKFYPSYVSSNQKLSSCSFTRCYTIWLKEAKTTYSEWIKII, via the coding sequence ATGAATAAAAGAATAAAGATATTTCTTTCCATTACGTTAATTGCTTTCATTACAAGTATAGTTATTCAAGTAAATGTTTATTATGAAAATGAATATACGTATTCAATTGCTGAAAATGAACAACGAAAAATGAATATACAAGCATTATCAAAAACATGGTCAAGAACGATAACAATCGGCGCCAATGGGGATATGCTCATTCATGACTATGTTTATAATGATGCAAAAACCAATAAAAGTTACGAATTTAAACCGATGTTGAAGTCATTTAAAAAAGAATTAAGTATGCCTGGATATGGTGTAGATATTATATTTGGACACCATCCTCATGTGTTACAACTGTTTGAATGGATAGAGAAAAATGGTAAGAGAGTATTTGTCGCATATTCGCTAGGAAACTTTTTATCTAGACAATTGGGGCACTATAAAGATTTTGGAGGAATGGCAACGATTCAAGTAACGAAAACAGAAACTGTTCAAAGTTCGATAATCCGATTATCGAATCCGAAATTTTATCCATCTTATGTATCTAGCAACCAAAAACTATCAAGTTGTTCCTTTACAAGATGCTATACAATATGGTTAAAAGAAGCAAAGACCACTTACTCTGAGTGGATAAAAATAATTTGA
- a CDS encoding acyl-CoA thioesterase, with protein sequence MQISTTEIQVRYSETDQMGIVYHANYLVWMEIGRTALIEELGFNYAQLEEDGILAPVLDIQISYKKPCKYGEKVKVKTWIEEYNGLKTVYGYEILTESGELSVEAKSSHVCVKKDSFRPVSIRRTHPDWHEAYEKAKKK encoded by the coding sequence ATGCAAATATCTACAACAGAAATTCAAGTACGATATTCAGAAACAGATCAAATGGGGATTGTTTACCATGCAAATTATCTTGTTTGGATGGAAATTGGTCGAACCGCACTCATTGAAGAGCTTGGTTTTAACTATGCTCAATTAGAAGAAGATGGGATATTAGCACCCGTACTTGATATTCAAATTTCTTATAAAAAACCTTGTAAATATGGGGAAAAAGTAAAAGTTAAAACGTGGATTGAAGAATATAACGGTTTAAAAACAGTATATGGATACGAGATTTTAACAGAGTCTGGTGAATTATCTGTCGAAGCGAAGAGCTCCCATGTTTGTGTAAAAAAAGATAGTTTTCGTCCCGTATCAATTAGAAGAACACATCCAGACTGGCATGAAGCTTATGAAAAGGCGAAAAAGAAGTAA
- a CDS encoding AAA family ATPase yields MEWMKEDKLISKNKQKLLDCIVENYDELTQKDPNYLAELLVELSEQLLQSGINGSFVKRWMELALQFNSKNIKALKFLSSYSLQEKIKVVDFLAFPALRESDNRLQRETTLLQYKETCEEFLPIGDEMIDSLRQEYHLFIDDNQTLEKYQRLITLMEALIKEIVELLNLLNDYNESSGRTFYNGNHFAKIQQIVEKMDGIKDRWKDEFQVEPANEKVKPALQELNEMIGLSEVKKRIQLFYTYLKYQKERKELGYKTQDEPSLNMVLLGNPGTGKTTLARLLAKIYHELGVLPSEEVIETNRAQLVGSFVGQTEENVRMIVEKAVGGVLFIDEAYSLKRAGQSGNDYGQTAIDTLVSLMTSKEFGGKFSVILAGYPEEMRQFLDANTGLRSRFPESNIIELPDYSVEELLLISEKIASDNDYLLTSSAKKELTYLIEQTQVDHTFGNARAVHNIIIQAIFRKGSVEKSGVPNLLNYAVLHKEDFQSDEEQVTKEPMVKLNELIGLKAVKEAVQTYLSFVKMQTYRREHNFPSVPIQLHSVFTGNPGTGKTTVAKIYAELLKECGMLKRGHLVVAGRADLIAGYVGQSALKTKKKIREALGGVLFIDEAYSLFRGNNQDYGKEVVDTLVEEMTNHGENLVIILAGYPNEMEQLLESNPGLKSRFKKFFRFEDYTTDELIAIMNLFTKNYAYELDEEAIAFLRSEMTMNRPNGNGRFAENMIHEAIQQQALRLTKQNQPLSLDNVNLITREDVQAAYYILKKGE; encoded by the coding sequence ATGGAATGGATGAAGGAAGATAAGTTAATTTCAAAAAATAAACAAAAACTTCTTGACTGTATTGTCGAAAATTACGACGAATTAACTCAAAAAGATCCAAACTATTTAGCAGAACTTCTCGTTGAATTATCAGAGCAGCTTTTACAGTCAGGAATAAATGGAAGCTTTGTTAAGCGTTGGATGGAATTAGCATTACAATTCAATTCAAAAAATATAAAAGCATTAAAATTTTTAAGTTCCTACTCTTTACAAGAGAAGATCAAAGTAGTTGATTTTTTAGCATTTCCTGCATTACGAGAATCAGATAACCGCCTTCAACGAGAAACAACTTTATTACAATATAAAGAAACTTGCGAAGAGTTTTTACCTATTGGAGATGAAATGATAGATTCACTCCGACAAGAATATCATTTATTTATTGATGATAATCAGACGCTTGAAAAGTATCAACGACTAATAACTTTAATGGAGGCGCTCATTAAAGAAATAGTCGAACTGTTAAACTTACTAAATGATTATAATGAGTCTTCCGGTCGAACATTTTATAATGGGAACCATTTTGCAAAAATTCAACAAATCGTTGAGAAAATGGATGGAATAAAAGATCGGTGGAAGGACGAGTTTCAAGTAGAACCAGCTAATGAAAAAGTAAAGCCAGCTCTACAAGAGCTAAATGAAATGATTGGGTTATCAGAAGTAAAAAAGAGAATCCAACTGTTTTATACGTATTTAAAATATCAAAAAGAACGGAAAGAACTTGGATACAAAACCCAGGATGAACCAAGTTTAAATATGGTATTACTAGGAAATCCGGGTACTGGTAAGACAACATTAGCTCGTCTTTTAGCAAAAATTTATCATGAACTAGGTGTTTTACCTAGTGAAGAAGTTATTGAGACAAACCGTGCTCAGCTAGTCGGATCATTTGTCGGACAAACCGAAGAAAATGTACGAATGATTGTTGAAAAAGCTGTTGGTGGCGTTCTTTTTATTGATGAGGCCTATAGTTTAAAGCGAGCAGGGCAATCAGGGAATGATTACGGACAAACGGCCATCGACACACTTGTATCATTAATGACAAGTAAAGAATTCGGTGGGAAATTTTCCGTCATTTTAGCAGGGTATCCAGAGGAAATGCGACAGTTTTTAGATGCCAATACAGGTTTACGGAGCCGTTTTCCCGAATCGAATATTATCGAACTTCCAGATTACAGTGTAGAGGAACTATTGCTCATTAGTGAAAAAATTGCTAGTGATAATGACTATTTATTAACTTCTAGTGCCAAAAAAGAGTTAACTTACTTAATTGAACAAACCCAGGTTGACCATACATTTGGAAATGCCCGAGCTGTTCATAACATTATTATTCAAGCTATATTTCGAAAAGGTTCAGTTGAAAAAAGCGGTGTGCCTAATCTGTTGAACTATGCTGTTCTACATAAAGAGGATTTTCAATCTGATGAAGAACAAGTAACGAAGGAACCAATGGTTAAATTAAATGAATTAATTGGACTAAAAGCAGTGAAAGAAGCTGTTCAAACATACTTGTCGTTCGTTAAAATGCAAACGTATCGTCGCGAGCATAATTTTCCTTCTGTTCCTATTCAACTTCATTCTGTTTTCACTGGCAATCCAGGTACAGGTAAAACGACTGTAGCAAAAATTTACGCAGAATTATTAAAGGAATGTGGAATGTTAAAACGTGGTCATCTCGTAGTCGCGGGCCGGGCTGACTTAATTGCTGGATATGTTGGTCAATCCGCTTTGAAAACGAAAAAAAAAATTCGTGAAGCTTTAGGTGGCGTTCTTTTTATTGACGAGGCGTACTCATTATTTAGGGGAAATAATCAAGACTACGGCAAAGAAGTAGTTGATACACTTGTAGAAGAGATGACAAATCATGGTGAAAATCTCGTAATTATTTTAGCAGGTTATCCGAATGAGATGGAACAATTATTAGAGAGTAATCCTGGTCTCAAATCACGATTTAAAAAGTTCTTCCGTTTTGAAGACTATACAACGGACGAATTAATTGCCATTATGAACTTGTTTACCAAAAATTATGCATATGAGTTGGATGAAGAGGCGATTGCTTTCTTAAGAAGCGAAATGACAATGAATCGTCCTAACGGTAATGGACGTTTTGCCGAAAATATGATCCACGAAGCAATTCAACAGCAAGCATTACGACTAACAAAACAAAATCAGCCCCTCAGTCTAGATAACGTTAATCTTATAACGAGAGAAGATGTACAGGCTGCTTACTATATTTTAAAAAAGGGAGAGTAA